The following are encoded in a window of Carya illinoinensis cultivar Pawnee chromosome 15, C.illinoinensisPawnee_v1, whole genome shotgun sequence genomic DNA:
- the LOC122295361 gene encoding homeobox protein knotted-1-like 2, producing the protein MEEYHNQLNENSAPRGNFLYVSPVLAANSAGYGRTSSGSNVGNQQTQIPISTFPLQSGGECFQSEAHPIVKTEASTSQHLQTFHYALMRGHPGVQQQQQQGNDSSSTDVEAIKGKIIAHPQYSNLLEAYMDCQKVGAPPEVVARLSAAREEFEARQRSSVTSRETTKDPELDQFMEAYYDMLVKYRDELNRPIQEAMDFMRRIEAQLNMLGNGAVRVFSSDEKGEGVGSSEEDQDNSGGETELPEIDPRAEDRELKNHLLRKYSGYLSSLKQELSKKKKKAKLPKEARQKLLSWWELHYKWPYPSETEKVALAESTGLDQKQINNWFINQRKRHWKPSEDMQFMVMDGLHPQNATLYMDGHYMGDGHYRLGP; encoded by the exons ATGGAGGAATATCACAATCAACTTAATGAGAATTCAGCTCCAAGGGGGAATTTCTTGTACGTGTCACCGGTTCTTGCAGCGAATTCTGCTGGTTATGGAAGAACAAGCAGTGGCTCAAACGTCGGCAATCAGCAGACCCAGATACCCATCTCCACCTTTCCTCTCCAATCAGGCGGCGAGTGTTTTCAATCAGAAGCACACCCGATTGTGAAGACCGAAGCCAGTACTTCACAACATTTACAGACATTTCATTACGCCTTGATGAGAGGGCATCCAGGAgttcagcagcagcagcagcaagggAATGACTCCTCCAGTACTGATGTTGAAGCTATCAAAGGCAAGATCATCGCCCATCCTCAGTACTCTAATCTCTTGGAAGCTTACATGGATTGCCAAAAG GTCGGCGCTCCACCTGAAGTGGTGGCTCGGCTATCAGCAGCTCGCGAAGAGTTTGAGGCGCGGCAAAGATCTTCAGTGACTTCTAGAGAAACTACAAAGGACCCAGAACTCGATCAATTCATG GAAGCTTATTATGACATGCTGGTGAAATATCGGGATGAACTAAATAGGCCTATTCAAGAAGCAATGGATTTCATGCGTAGGATCGAAGCGCAGCTTAATATGCTTGGCAATGGCGCCGTGCGGGTCTTCTCTTCTG ACGAGAAGGGTGAAGGTGTTGGCTCATCTGAAGAGGATCAAGACAACAGTGGTGGAGAAACAGAACTTCCTGAGATTGATCCACGTGCCGAAGACCGCGAGCTTAAGAACCATCTGTTGAGGAAGTATAGTGGCTACTTGAGCAGCCTCAAGCAAGAGCTttccaagaaaaagaagaaagctaAACTACCCAAAGAGGCCAGACAAAAGCTACTTAGTTGGTGGGAGTTGCACTACAAATGGCCTTATCCTTCA GAGACGGAAAAGGTGGCATTGGCTGAATCAACTGGTTTAGACCAGAAACAAATAAACAATTGGTTCATAAACCAAAGAAAACGGCATTGGAAACCTTCTGAAGATATGCAGTTTATGGTGATGGATGGACTACATCCACAGAATGCTACTCTCTACATGGATGGTCACTACATGGGTGATGGTCATTACCGTTTGGGACCAtga
- the LOC122295564 gene encoding homeobox-leucine zipper protein HAT22-like, translating to MGDLEDVRNTGLALALGSHEKPENHLQPDHQEKKKGKKEKFSLKYDNLFPSLTLGPSEVETTTTYLLPDTKMEVGKVCGESVDLQKQASSVSGVSSFSNSSSIKQERESGEEEVEVERVSSRVNDEDEEASPRKKLRLTKQQSGVLEDSFKEHATLNPKQKKDLAEQLNLRPRQVEVWFQNRRARTKLKQTEVDCELLKKRCETLTEENKRLQKDLQELKSLRSIAAPFYMKLPAATLTLCPSCERVSSAGDAGSSTNPFSIGAPKPHFYNPFTHPSAAC from the exons ATGGGTGATCTCGAGGATGTTCGTAACACAGGCCTTGCTCTTGCTCTAGGCAGCCACGAAAAGCCAGAAAACCACTTGCAGCCTGATCatcaagaaaagaagaaggggaAGAAGGAGAAGTTCTCCTTAAAGTACGACAACCTGTTCCCTTCTCTTACGTTAGGTCCATCAGAGGTCGAAACGACAACCACGTACCTATTGCCTGATACAAAGATGGAAGTAGGAAAAGTGTGCGGTGAATCTGTGGATTTGCAAAAGCAGGCATCTTCTGTGAGCGGAGTATCATCGTTTTCTAACTCATCCAGCATCAAGCAGGAGAGAGAATCCGGGGAAGAAGAGGTTGAGGTAGAAAGAGTGTCTTCAAGGGTAAACGATGAGGATGAAGAGGCTAGTCCAAGGAAGAAACTCAGACTCACAAAACAGCAATCGGGTGTTTTGGAAGACAGCTTTAAAGAACACGCTACCCTCAACCCT AAGCAAAAGAAAGACTTGGCTGAGCAGCTGAATCTACGGCCGAGACAAGTAGAAGTGTGGTTCCAGAACAGGAGAGCCAG gacTAAGCTGAAACAAACAGAAGTAGATTGTGAATTACTGAAGAAACGCTGTGAGACACTAACAGAAGAGAACAAGAGGCTACAGAAAGATCTCCAAGAGCTGAAATCATTGAGAAGTATAGCTGCGCCTTTTTATATGAAGCTTCCTGCAGCCACGCTTACTCTGTGCCCTTCCTGCGAGAGGGTTTCTTCAGCTGGTGATGCAGGTTCTTCTACAAATCCTTTCTCAATTGGGGCGCCAAAACCTCACTTCTACAATCCCTTCACCCATCCATCAGCAGCTTGCTAG